A genomic segment from Dietzia psychralcaliphila encodes:
- a CDS encoding iron chaperone, whose protein sequence is MAEKATTVEEYLSALDPARRAELERIRALVKQLVPDTEETISYGMPTLKYKNRALVYYTSSKKHMSFYPSSWAIEELKDRLENYTTTAHAIQFTLATPLPDDLIRDLVRVHQREIDAGRS, encoded by the coding sequence ATGGCTGAGAAGGCGACAACCGTCGAGGAGTATCTGAGTGCGCTCGACCCGGCGCGCCGCGCGGAACTCGAACGGATCCGGGCGCTCGTCAAGCAACTCGTTCCCGACACCGAAGAGACGATCAGTTACGGGATGCCGACCCTCAAGTACAAGAACCGAGCATTGGTGTACTACACCTCCTCCAAGAAGCACATGAGTTTCTACCCCTCCTCGTGGGCGATCGAGGAGCTGAAGGATCGGCTCGAGAACTACACGACCACCGCGCACGCGATCCAGTTCACGCTGGCCACGCCCCTTCCCGACGACCTGATCCGTGACCTCGTCCGCGTGCATCAGCGCGAGATCGACGCCGGACGGTCGTGA
- a CDS encoding putative oxygenase MesX, translating into MSNEFTYRITTTRFDENYSPSKNSRTTTNFANLARGEHRQQNLRRTLSMINHRFNDLARRDNPTGDRFSVELEIVSAELQFSSDGTDHRFPLIEVLDMQIVDRETGARIPGIVGNNFSSYVRDFDFSVRLPAVNEGSSEFTVPGDFGDLHGKLFQHFLDSEAYRERFEVEPVICISVSTSRTYRRTGHHHPTLGVEYQQDDYSLTDEYFRKMGLQVRYFLPPGGVAPLAFYFRGDLLSDYTDLQLIGTVSVMETFQRIYRPEIYNATSPAAEIYRPTLEHEDYSPTPIIYDRVERSQLAKKQGTYTEERFINPHRELLEQWAARYPVLVG; encoded by the coding sequence ATGTCGAACGAATTCACTTATCGCATCACCACCACCCGCTTCGACGAGAACTACTCACCGTCGAAGAATTCCCGAACCACCACGAACTTCGCGAACCTGGCCCGAGGCGAGCACCGTCAGCAGAATCTCCGCCGAACCCTGTCGATGATCAACCATCGGTTCAATGACCTCGCGCGCCGGGACAATCCGACCGGGGACCGCTTCTCCGTCGAGCTCGAGATCGTCTCCGCCGAGCTGCAGTTCAGCTCTGATGGCACGGACCACCGGTTCCCCCTGATCGAGGTACTGGATATGCAGATCGTCGACCGGGAGACCGGAGCCCGCATCCCCGGGATCGTCGGGAACAACTTCTCGTCCTACGTCCGCGATTTCGACTTCAGCGTTCGGCTGCCGGCGGTCAACGAGGGCAGCTCCGAGTTCACCGTGCCCGGCGACTTCGGCGACCTGCACGGCAAGTTGTTCCAACACTTCCTCGACTCCGAGGCCTACCGGGAGCGCTTCGAGGTGGAGCCCGTGATCTGCATCAGTGTGTCGACGAGCCGGACCTACCGCCGTACCGGACACCACCATCCGACCCTCGGAGTCGAGTACCAGCAGGACGACTATTCGTTGACCGACGAGTACTTCCGCAAGATGGGGCTCCAGGTCAGGTATTTCCTGCCGCCCGGCGGTGTCGCCCCGCTCGCGTTCTACTTCCGCGGCGATCTGCTCAGCGATTACACCGACCTGCAGCTCATCGGCACGGTGAGCGTCATGGAGACCTTCCAGCGGATCTATCGGCCCGAAATCTACAACGCGACCTCCCCCGCCGCAGAGATCTACCGACCGACCCTGGAACACGAGGACTACTCACCCACCCCGATCATCTACGACCGTGTCGAGCGCAGTCAGCTCGCGAAGAAGCAGGGCACGTACACGGAGGAACGCTTCATTAACCCCCACCGCGAGCTCCTCGAGCAGTGGGCCGCCCGCTACCCCGTTCTCGTCGGATGA
- a CDS encoding mismatch-specific DNA-glycosylase, translated as MTGVPRRPSPLGGRRPRRDELAGFATDDPHGVDDVLPADAGQLRLLIVGVNPGLWTAAVNAPFARPGNRFWPSLHRAGLTDHVVDAAVGLSVADEEQLLSRGIGMTNLVGRATARADELSREELRAGAARVAAVAGELRPAVVAVAGVTAFRTAFERPKAGYGEQDTSDVPGWPGDVVLWVLPQPSGLNAHETLDSLAAHWRQVWSAVEARDRPGER; from the coding sequence GTGACCGGCGTCCCGCGGCGGCCTTCCCCTCTGGGCGGTCGCCGCCCGAGGCGTGACGAACTCGCCGGGTTCGCCACGGACGATCCGCACGGGGTCGACGATGTCCTGCCCGCCGATGCCGGGCAGCTGCGACTGCTCATCGTCGGGGTCAACCCCGGGTTGTGGACCGCCGCGGTCAATGCACCTTTCGCGCGGCCCGGGAACCGCTTCTGGCCGTCTCTGCACCGGGCGGGGCTGACCGATCACGTCGTCGATGCCGCGGTGGGCTTGTCGGTCGCCGACGAGGAGCAATTGCTCTCGCGAGGCATCGGCATGACGAACCTCGTGGGGCGTGCCACCGCGCGGGCCGATGAACTCTCCCGCGAGGAATTGCGCGCTGGCGCGGCGCGCGTGGCCGCGGTGGCCGGGGAGCTGCGTCCGGCGGTCGTCGCCGTCGCGGGAGTCACTGCCTTCCGTACTGCATTCGAGCGACCGAAGGCCGGCTACGGGGAGCAGGACACCTCAGATGTACCGGGGTGGCCCGGCGACGTGGTGCTGTGGGTGCTGCCGCAACCGAGCGGGTTGAACGCGCACGAGACCCTCGACTCCCTCGCTGCGCACTGGCGCCAGGTCTGGAGCGCGGTGGAGGCGCGGGACCGGCCGGGCGAGCGCTGA
- a CDS encoding TetR/AcrR family transcriptional regulator — MVRPFRGVSAADRVRQRRDALLDAGLSALADGSLASVTVDDVSARAGLSKRYFYEHFRTRNDLFAALVDRLIEQVTAAAASPSRAPNTCMLGRLEEAVVGVVSVLIEDPGNAQLFVDTIGGDQLRDSVQRTEHSIAAILIDVTIANTQVTARERTRLDMAALILVAGTAQAVSDWLNGEIELSRTELLEEIVRLASAAIHTILPDL, encoded by the coding sequence GTGGTCCGGCCGTTCCGAGGCGTCAGTGCGGCAGATCGTGTGCGGCAACGTCGCGACGCACTACTCGACGCGGGGCTCAGCGCCCTCGCCGACGGATCACTCGCCTCTGTCACCGTCGACGACGTCAGTGCACGGGCAGGCCTGTCAAAGCGCTACTTCTACGAGCACTTCCGCACCCGCAATGACCTGTTCGCCGCCTTGGTTGATCGACTGATCGAGCAGGTGACCGCAGCTGCCGCGAGCCCCTCGCGGGCGCCGAACACCTGCATGCTCGGCCGCCTGGAGGAAGCGGTGGTGGGCGTCGTGTCAGTCCTGATCGAGGACCCGGGCAATGCGCAACTGTTCGTGGACACCATCGGCGGCGACCAGCTCAGGGATTCCGTTCAACGGACCGAGCATTCCATTGCCGCCATTCTCATCGATGTGACGATCGCGAACACGCAGGTGACGGCGAGAGAACGCACTCGCCTGGATATGGCGGCCCTCATCCTCGTGGCCGGCACGGCGCAGGCGGTGAGCGATTGGCTGAACGGCGAGATCGAGCTGTCGCGGACCGAACTGCTCGAGGAGATCGTCCGCCTTGCGTCGGCGGCGATCCACACCATCCTCCCCGACCTCTGA
- a CDS encoding cytochrome P450 — translation MSVLDKAIDKAQASIPLHMQIRGAQLYSKAKRAAFKSAQPPVFIEAPIPDAADVALSDIDMSNPFMYRQGQWQSYFKRLRDEAPVHFQPRSAFGPFWSITRHEDILAVDKNHHLFSAEPYIVIGAPPEGLDVEMFIAMDPPKHDLQRQAVQGVVAPKNLKEMEQLIRVRVQEVLDDLPVDEPFDWVDKVSKELTSRMLATLLDFPYDQRRKLAEMSDLAAGSSGATGGTSDVDEMFAAAIEMSRDFATLWHDKAARTAAGEEPGFDLISLLQSHESTKDLINRPMEFIGNLTLLIIGGNDTTRNSMTGGVLALNKFPDEFAKLRANPGLIPNMVSEIIRWQTPLAYMCRVAKEDTVLNGQFIRKGDRLVMWYSSGNRDERHFERPDELIIDRANARSHVAFGFGVHRCMGNRLAEMQLRILWEELLVRFSDIEVLSEPEIVQSNFVRGYSTMMVQLTKKQSA, via the coding sequence ATGAGCGTTCTCGACAAGGCGATCGACAAGGCACAAGCAAGCATTCCACTCCACATGCAGATCCGCGGAGCGCAGCTGTACAGCAAGGCGAAGCGGGCTGCGTTCAAGAGCGCCCAGCCGCCGGTCTTCATCGAAGCACCGATTCCCGACGCGGCAGACGTAGCGCTCTCAGACATCGATATGAGCAATCCGTTCATGTACCGGCAAGGACAATGGCAGTCCTACTTCAAGCGGCTGCGGGACGAGGCGCCGGTGCACTTCCAACCGAGGAGCGCCTTCGGTCCCTTCTGGTCGATCACCCGCCACGAGGACATCCTCGCCGTCGACAAGAACCACCATCTGTTCTCGGCCGAGCCGTACATCGTGATCGGTGCCCCGCCGGAGGGCCTGGACGTCGAGATGTTCATCGCCATGGACCCGCCGAAACATGACCTCCAGCGTCAGGCAGTGCAGGGTGTGGTGGCGCCCAAGAACCTCAAAGAGATGGAACAACTGATCCGTGTACGTGTGCAGGAGGTGCTCGATGACCTGCCCGTCGACGAACCGTTCGACTGGGTGGACAAGGTCTCCAAAGAGCTGACCTCGCGGATGCTCGCGACCCTGCTGGACTTCCCCTACGACCAGCGGCGCAAGCTCGCGGAGATGTCCGACCTGGCAGCAGGCAGCTCCGGGGCCACCGGCGGCACCTCCGACGTCGACGAGATGTTCGCGGCCGCGATCGAGATGTCCCGCGACTTCGCGACCCTCTGGCACGACAAGGCCGCACGCACGGCTGCCGGTGAGGAGCCGGGTTTCGACCTGATCAGTCTGCTCCAGTCGCACGAGAGCACCAAGGATCTGATCAACCGCCCGATGGAGTTCATCGGTAACCTGACACTGCTGATCATCGGTGGCAACGACACCACCCGCAACTCGATGACCGGCGGCGTTCTGGCACTGAACAAGTTCCCGGACGAGTTCGCCAAACTCCGCGCCAATCCAGGGCTGATCCCCAACATGGTGTCCGAGATCATCCGCTGGCAGACCCCGTTGGCCTACATGTGCCGCGTTGCCAAGGAGGACACGGTCCTCAACGGGCAGTTCATCCGGAAAGGCGACCGACTCGTCATGTGGTACTCCTCGGGAAACCGCGACGAGCGCCACTTCGAGCGTCCGGACGAGCTCATCATCGACCGCGCCAACGCGCGCAGCCATGTGGCATTCGGGTTCGGTGTGCACCGGTGCATGGGCAACCGGCTGGCTGAGATGCAGTTGCGGATCCTCTGGGAGGAGCTGCTGGTGCGGTTCTCCGACATCGAGGTGCTGTCGGAGCCGGAGATCGTGCAATCCAACTTCGTTCGGGGTTACTCGACGATGATGGTCCAGCTCACCAAGAAGCAGTCGGCCTGA
- a CDS encoding LysR family transcriptional regulator, with the protein MRRESRGITLQQLHYFIEVAAEGSITGAAELLYVAQPTMSASMKDLENRVGRTLLVRSARGVTLTDEGAEFLGYARQVVEQMSLLEQRYLGQPPSRRLLGVSAQHYSFVVEAFIRMVRSGEAEQYEFSLRETRTWDIIEDVRTLRSEVGVLYRNDFNRKVIDKLLRDSGLVFHPLFAALPHIFISRQNPLASRERVTLDDLADLPRLTFDQGANNSFYFAEEILSTRSSKREIRVSDRATIFNLMIGLDGYTISTGIISDDLDPEIVAIPLDVDESIEIGWISHSGIPLTAQAQRYLAEVRAVVADYGIELLDSP; encoded by the coding sequence ATGCGCCGAGAGTCCAGGGGAATCACCCTCCAGCAGCTGCACTACTTCATCGAGGTCGCGGCGGAAGGCTCGATCACCGGCGCTGCGGAGCTGCTCTATGTCGCCCAGCCGACCATGTCCGCCTCCATGAAGGACCTGGAGAACAGAGTGGGTCGCACCCTCCTCGTCCGATCCGCCCGAGGAGTGACGCTGACCGACGAGGGAGCGGAATTCCTCGGCTACGCCAGGCAGGTGGTCGAGCAGATGTCCCTACTGGAGCAGCGCTACCTCGGTCAGCCGCCGTCCCGCCGACTGCTCGGGGTGTCGGCGCAGCACTACTCGTTCGTGGTGGAGGCGTTCATCCGGATGGTGCGATCAGGCGAGGCGGAACAGTACGAGTTCTCGCTTCGTGAGACTCGAACCTGGGACATCATCGAGGATGTCCGGACCCTCCGCAGCGAGGTGGGTGTGCTCTACCGGAACGACTTCAACCGGAAGGTCATCGACAAGCTACTCCGCGATTCCGGCCTGGTCTTCCACCCACTCTTCGCAGCGCTGCCGCACATCTTCATCTCCCGGCAGAACCCCTTGGCATCCCGGGAACGCGTCACCCTCGACGACCTCGCGGACCTGCCCAGGCTCACCTTTGACCAGGGCGCGAACAACTCGTTCTACTTCGCCGAGGAGATCCTCTCCACCCGGTCGAGCAAAAGAGAGATCAGGGTCTCCGACCGCGCGACCATCTTCAACCTCATGATCGGTCTCGACGGGTACACAATCTCCACCGGAATCATCAGCGACGACCTCGACCCGGAGATCGTCGCCATCCCGCTCGACGTGGACGAGAGCATCGAGATCGGCTGGATCAGCCATTCCGGGATCCCGCTCACTGCACAGGCGCAGCGCTACCTCGCTGAGGTGCGGGCCGTCGTCGCCGACTACGGAATCGAGCTGCTCGACTCCCCGTGA
- the ychF gene encoding redox-regulated ATPase YchF: MSLTLGIVGLPNVGKSTLFNALTNNDALAANYPFATIEPNIGVVDLPDPRLARLAEIFGSERILPAVVSFVDIAGIVKGASTGEGMGNKFLANIREAEAICQVVRVFDDPDVIHVDGKVDPMADIEVIATELILADMETLEKAIPRLEKESRKDKSLLPQLEEIRKAQTVLEDGRTLFKAQDEVDRTLLRDLHLMTAKPFLYVFNADEAVLTNAERQAELRAAVAPADCVFLDAKVESELRELDDDDAMELLESIGQDEPGLNALARAGFHTLGLQTYLTAGPKESRAWTIRKGDTAPKAAGVIHTDFEKGFIKAEIVSFSDLDAAGSMAAAKAAGKVRMEGKDYVMADGDVVEFRFNV; the protein is encoded by the coding sequence GTGAGCCTCACCCTCGGAATCGTCGGACTGCCCAACGTCGGTAAGTCGACCCTGTTCAACGCCCTGACGAACAACGACGCGCTAGCCGCGAACTACCCGTTCGCCACGATCGAGCCGAACATCGGGGTCGTGGACCTGCCGGATCCCCGCCTGGCCCGCCTGGCCGAGATCTTCGGTTCCGAGCGGATCCTGCCTGCGGTCGTCTCGTTCGTGGACATCGCCGGCATCGTCAAGGGCGCCAGCACCGGTGAGGGCATGGGCAACAAGTTCCTCGCCAACATCCGCGAGGCCGAGGCCATCTGCCAGGTGGTGCGGGTGTTCGACGACCCGGACGTGATCCACGTGGACGGCAAGGTCGACCCGATGGCCGACATCGAGGTGATCGCCACCGAGCTGATCCTGGCGGACATGGAGACCCTCGAGAAGGCCATCCCGCGCCTCGAGAAGGAGTCCCGCAAGGACAAGTCCCTGCTGCCGCAGCTCGAGGAGATCCGTAAGGCGCAGACCGTGCTCGAGGACGGACGCACCCTGTTCAAGGCCCAGGACGAGGTGGACCGCACCCTGCTGCGCGACCTGCACCTGATGACCGCCAAGCCGTTCCTCTACGTGTTCAACGCCGACGAGGCCGTGCTGACCAACGCGGAGCGTCAGGCCGAGCTGCGCGCCGCCGTGGCTCCCGCCGACTGCGTGTTCCTCGACGCCAAGGTCGAGTCCGAGCTCCGCGAGCTGGACGACGACGACGCCATGGAGTTGCTGGAGTCGATCGGCCAGGACGAGCCGGGCCTGAACGCGCTCGCCCGCGCCGGCTTCCACACCCTCGGGCTGCAGACCTACCTCACCGCAGGCCCCAAGGAGTCGCGCGCCTGGACGATCCGCAAGGGCGACACCGCCCCCAAGGCCGCCGGTGTGATCCACACCGACTTCGAGAAGGGCTTCATCAAGGCCGAGATCGTGTCCTTCTCCGACCTCGACGCCGCCGGTTCCATGGCCGCCGCCAAGGCCGCCGGCAAGGTGCGCATGGAGGGCAAGGACTACGTGATGGCCGACGGCGACGTGGTGGAGTTCCGCTTCAACGTGTGA
- a CDS encoding 2Fe-2S iron-sulfur cluster-binding protein, translated as MGKITFVSYEGEEHETAIVDGQSLMQIATSNGVTGIDGDCGGECACGTCHVIVGSEWVSLTGKQGDDEEEMLDLTPERQSTSRLSCQITVSEEMDGMTVHLPEFQM; from the coding sequence ATGGGGAAGATCACTTTTGTCTCGTACGAGGGCGAAGAGCATGAGACCGCGATCGTCGACGGACAGTCGCTGATGCAGATCGCTACCAGTAATGGGGTCACGGGTATCGATGGCGACTGCGGCGGTGAGTGTGCCTGTGGCACCTGTCACGTCATCGTCGGCAGCGAATGGGTGAGCCTCACGGGAAAGCAGGGTGACGACGAGGAAGAGATGCTCGATCTGACGCCCGAACGTCAGTCGACCTCGCGACTGTCGTGCCAGATCACAGTCTCAGAAGAGATGGACGGCATGACAGTTCATCTCCCCGAATTCCAGATGTAG
- a CDS encoding methionine synthase has product MNQILPTSTVGSLPKPSWLAQPETLWAPWKLQGDELVEGKQDALRIAVKEQSDRGIDIVSDGEQTRQHFVTTFIEHLDGVDFEQRETVRIRNRYDASVPTVVGDVSRSTPVFVDDARFLRQQTDQPIKWALPGPMTMIDTLYDGHYFSREKLAWEFATILNQEARDLEAAGVDIIQFDEPAFNVYFDEMKDWGVATLERATEGLRAETAVHICYGYGIKANTDWKATLGSEWRQYEESFPLLQQSSIAIISLECHNSRVPIDLVELVRGKKVMLGAIDVANEKIETPEEVAATIRNALQFVDEDKLLPSTNCGMAPFSRDIALAKLSALSAGARIVREELSAAKP; this is encoded by the coding sequence ATGAACCAGATCCTGCCCACGTCCACCGTCGGCAGCCTGCCCAAGCCCTCGTGGCTCGCCCAGCCTGAAACCCTCTGGGCGCCCTGGAAGTTGCAGGGCGATGAGTTGGTCGAGGGTAAGCAGGATGCGCTGCGCATCGCCGTGAAGGAGCAGAGCGACCGCGGAATCGACATCGTCAGTGACGGCGAGCAGACCCGTCAGCACTTCGTGACGACGTTCATCGAGCATCTCGACGGGGTCGACTTCGAGCAGCGCGAGACGGTTCGGATACGCAATCGCTACGACGCGAGTGTGCCCACCGTGGTCGGTGACGTGAGCCGCTCCACGCCGGTCTTCGTCGACGACGCGAGATTCCTCCGACAGCAGACCGATCAGCCGATCAAGTGGGCACTCCCCGGCCCCATGACGATGATCGACACGCTCTACGACGGCCACTACTTCAGCCGCGAGAAATTGGCGTGGGAGTTCGCGACGATCCTCAACCAGGAGGCGCGAGACCTGGAGGCTGCGGGGGTCGACATCATCCAGTTCGACGAGCCCGCGTTCAACGTCTACTTCGATGAGATGAAGGACTGGGGCGTGGCGACCCTGGAAAGGGCGACAGAGGGATTACGTGCGGAGACCGCAGTGCACATCTGCTACGGCTACGGGATCAAGGCGAACACCGACTGGAAGGCAACCCTCGGCTCCGAATGGCGACAGTACGAGGAGTCGTTCCCCCTCCTCCAACAGTCCAGCATCGCCATCATCTCGCTGGAGTGCCACAACTCCCGTGTCCCGATTGACCTCGTCGAACTCGTCCGGGGCAAGAAAGTCATGCTCGGGGCCATCGACGTGGCCAATGAGAAGATCGAGACTCCTGAGGAGGTCGCCGCCACCATCCGCAACGCGCTGCAGTTCGTCGACGAGGACAAACTCCTGCCGAGCACCAACTGCGGCATGGCGCCCTTCTCCCGGGACATCGCACTGGCGAAGTTGAGCGCGCTCAGCGCGGGTGCGCGCATCGTTCGTGAGGAGCTATCGGCCGCGAAGCCCTGA
- a CDS encoding YdeI/OmpD-associated family protein, with protein sequence MSPTDSPDAPLIVANIERWREWLITNDESCDGIWLMLAKKGVTSPTSLSYQEALEEALCSGWIDGQRRSRDENTFVQRFTPRRARSIWSLRNVEIVTRLAEEQRLRPRGVAEIERARSDGRWDRAYAGPATAQVPEVLAAALEATPAAGDAFARLTRAERYSAIHPLLVAPDDATLERHVGRLISRLTSP encoded by the coding sequence ATGAGCCCGACGGACAGCCCTGACGCACCATTGATCGTGGCGAACATCGAACGGTGGCGCGAGTGGCTGATCACGAACGACGAGAGCTGCGACGGGATCTGGCTGATGCTCGCCAAGAAGGGGGTCACCTCACCCACCTCGCTCTCCTACCAGGAGGCGCTCGAGGAGGCGCTGTGCAGCGGGTGGATTGATGGCCAGCGCAGGTCGCGCGACGAGAATACGTTCGTGCAACGGTTCACGCCCCGCCGCGCTCGCTCGATCTGGTCACTGCGGAACGTCGAGATCGTCACTCGGCTCGCCGAGGAACAGAGGCTCCGGCCGCGGGGCGTCGCGGAGATCGAGCGGGCGAGGTCCGACGGCCGTTGGGACCGCGCCTACGCCGGCCCCGCGACCGCACAAGTCCCCGAAGTCCTCGCCGCCGCGCTCGAGGCGACGCCGGCAGCCGGGGACGCCTTCGCCCGACTCACCCGCGCCGAGCGCTACAGCGCGATCCACCCTCTCCTGGTGGCCCCAGACGACGCCACTCTCGAGCGACACGTCGGACGGCTGATCTCGCGGCTCACGTCGCCCTGA
- a CDS encoding NAD(P)/FAD-dependent oxidoreductase, which translates to MVSDRAIVIGASHAGAQLCASLRQEGWVGEILLIGDEPTLPYHRPPLSKTYLSGTSSLDDLLIRPPDYYEKQGITLRHARVTALDRQARSITLSDGEEIGYATLALCLGARPRRLDIAGAELDGVHYLRDASDIEAIRDRLADTRNVVIIGAGYIGLEAAASLRTLGGTSVTVLESAQRVLQRVTAPEVSAFYARVHSEEGVELRTDVTVAAIEGDDRVRGVRLADGELLDADLVIVGIGVVPNTELAEAAGLAVDNGIAIDGSGLTSDPDIVAAGDCASFYSPRYERHVRLESVPNAGEHAKVAAATMCGKSKTLSALPWFWSDQYELKLQIAGLNDGYDEVVLRGDPVAGRSFACFYFKEGEMIAADCVNRPKEFMFSRRVLNERLPIDPGRLADPESSLAELLKAPPADSV; encoded by the coding sequence GTGGTGAGTGACCGGGCGATCGTCATCGGCGCCAGCCATGCCGGCGCGCAGCTCTGCGCCAGCCTGCGTCAGGAGGGGTGGGTAGGGGAGATACTGCTGATCGGCGACGAGCCGACGCTGCCCTACCACCGCCCGCCGCTGTCCAAGACCTATCTCTCGGGTACGTCCAGTCTTGATGACCTGCTCATCCGCCCGCCGGACTACTACGAGAAACAGGGCATCACCCTCCGTCACGCCCGGGTCACGGCACTCGATCGCCAAGCACGGTCGATCACGCTCAGTGACGGCGAGGAGATCGGCTACGCCACGCTGGCGCTCTGTCTGGGTGCGCGTCCGCGCCGTCTGGACATCGCGGGCGCCGAGCTCGACGGTGTGCACTACCTGCGGGACGCCTCTGACATCGAGGCCATCCGCGATCGACTTGCCGACACCCGCAACGTCGTCATCATCGGCGCCGGTTACATCGGCTTGGAGGCAGCGGCCTCGCTGCGAACGCTGGGCGGCACCTCGGTGACGGTTCTGGAAAGCGCCCAGCGGGTGCTGCAGCGGGTCACGGCACCAGAGGTATCCGCGTTCTACGCCCGCGTCCACAGCGAGGAGGGCGTTGAACTGCGTACCGACGTCACGGTCGCCGCTATCGAGGGGGATGACCGTGTGCGCGGCGTACGCCTGGCTGATGGGGAACTCCTCGACGCCGACCTCGTCATCGTGGGTATCGGCGTCGTGCCCAACACCGAGCTGGCCGAGGCCGCCGGCCTGGCGGTGGACAACGGAATCGCCATCGATGGCAGCGGACTGACCAGTGACCCCGACATCGTCGCCGCGGGGGATTGTGCGAGCTTCTACTCACCCCGCTATGAGCGCCACGTGCGCCTCGAGTCGGTGCCCAACGCAGGTGAGCACGCCAAGGTGGCCGCGGCGACCATGTGTGGGAAATCGAAGACGCTCTCGGCACTACCGTGGTTCTGGTCGGACCAGTACGAACTCAAGCTGCAGATCGCCGGCCTCAACGATGGCTACGACGAGGTGGTGCTCCGCGGAGATCCGGTGGCCGGTCGTAGCTTCGCCTGTTTCTATTTCAAGGAGGGGGAGATGATCGCGGCCGACTGCGTCAACCGCCCCAAGGAGTTCATGTTCAGCCGCCGCGTGCTCAATGAGCGACTGCCGATTGACCCAGGTCGGCTCGCCGATCCGGAGAGCTCGCTCGCCGAGCTGCTGAAGGCGCCCCCAGCCGACAGCGTGTGA
- a CDS encoding nucleoside deaminase, whose protein sequence is MSTTPESRPVHDDDLVHLRRCVDLAREALAAGDKPFGSLLVDQTGEVRFEDRNRESSGDATLHPEFAIARWAAENMTPDDRASSIVYTSGEHCAMCSAAHAFVGLGRIVYASSGAQYAEWKASLGMDPGPLAPLGITDVAPAIPTSGPVPPLAEEIRLLVEESVRADQRRSS, encoded by the coding sequence GTGAGCACCACACCCGAATCCCGGCCCGTCCACGACGATGACCTCGTCCACCTCCGCAGATGCGTGGACCTGGCGAGGGAGGCACTGGCGGCTGGCGACAAGCCCTTCGGCTCACTACTGGTGGACCAGACAGGTGAGGTCCGGTTCGAGGACCGCAACCGCGAATCGAGCGGCGACGCCACCCTGCACCCGGAGTTCGCCATCGCGCGGTGGGCCGCGGAGAACATGACTCCCGACGACCGCGCGTCGAGCATCGTCTACACCTCGGGCGAGCACTGCGCGATGTGCAGCGCCGCCCACGCGTTCGTGGGGCTCGGGCGGATCGTCTACGCCTCCAGCGGCGCGCAGTACGCCGAATGGAAGGCATCACTCGGTATGGACCCCGGACCACTCGCCCCGCTCGGGATCACCGACGTGGCCCCGGCCATTCCCACCTCCGGTCCGGTCCCCCCGCTGGCCGAGGAGATCAGGCTGCTGGTGGAGGAGTCCGTCCGGGCGGATCAGCGTCGCAGCAGCTGA